In Massilia sp. METH4, the genomic window CGAACTTCCGGAGGATTTCTTTGCCTTGATACTCATGGATCTTCATGCTGGCTTCCCTTCTGATGCTGAATATGAAATGGGGTTTGAAATGTTTTGCTGCTTCAGTCTTGCGGCACCTGGGCTGTGGTGGCGGCATGAGCCCCCCAGCGTGGGTCGAGACCCGACGAATGGCGCGCCCCCTTCGACGATGGCGCGACAGGTGTCGGGTTGAAACGTGTTACATGCGGGTGCGTGGCGCTGGCGGCAACCGGAATCTTGGAAGCCAGCAGGGTGTCGTTGACTGAGATGTCGGCGTGATGACTGGTCAAATCCCATGGTTCACCGCCAGGCGCGATCGCCCGGATGTCCATGGCGCGCAGTGGGGAAAGCGCACTTCGGAAAGAATTTGACAGGAACATAACACCGATGCCGCTTGCGCGGCCAAATTAGTAAGCAGCCATGTACTGATTTCGTACGTTGCCGCAGCTTCTACGGACAACCACCGCACCCGCGGTGCTGCATAAAACTACAAAAGTGTAGCACACCGATCAGGGGCTGGATAGCAAAGTGATCGTACGACTTTGGGAGCGCCCAGAGCGCCGCCAAGACAAAAAACCGGTGACAGGCCCCGAATTTCGGGAAATATTGCTCGAAAAATGGGGTACGTCCCCATTTTTCAGGAAACATGCGGCGTAAAAAAAGCAGCCCGCGGGCTGCTCTAAGCGTTGTGAATATCAGATATTTCAGAACTCGTCATCCAGGTCCGCGCCCTTCATCGCGGCGCGCACGGCTTTCTGGGAGAAGCCGCGGCCGATGAGAAAGCGCATCTGCTTGCTGCGCTCTTCGGCATCCTCGGCGACCTTGCCGCGGAACTTGCGGCGCCAGACATCGCAGCAGCGCGCCACTTCGTCTTCGACGAGCCCGGCCTTCAGCTCCTGCAAGGCTTCGCCTTTCACACCGTGGCTTTGCAGCTCGGCGAGGATGCGGCTGTTGCCGTAGCGGGCCGAGCGGCGGTGGATCAGCGATTCGGAAAAGCGTTCCTCGGACAGCCACCTGTTTTTCTCGAGCCAGTCGAGCAGTGCGTCGACGTCGTCGCCCTCTTCCGCATGGCGGGCCAGCTTGCGGGCCAGCTCCATGCGGCTGTGCTCGCGGGTGGACAGCAGGCGCAGGGCACGGGCTTTCAGGCTGACGGGTGGTGCGGGCATCGGCGACTAGCGGGATAAAGGATGAAAAAGGAGAAATGAGCAGTATAAAAAAACATCGCCACCGCCGCAAAGCGGCTGGTGGCGACGAAGAGCTTCTACAAGCCCAGGATCGATCGATACGTGCCGCGCTTCTCGCGCGGCAAGGCGAAAGACCGGGGTCTCCCGCCATTGGCCATCAGTCGACGGCCTTCAGCTTCGGTGCCGGTGCGTCGCCTTCGGCCGGCGGCAGTTCGCGCACGCCCAGCGAAGCGCGGACCTTGTTCTCGATTTCGCGGGCCAGCGTCGGGCGCTCTTTCAGGAACGTACGGGCATTGTCCTTGCCCTGGCCGATACGGTCGCCGCCGTAGCTGTACCACGAGCCGGACTTCTCGACGATCTTCGCTTCCACGCCCAGGTCGATGATCTCGCCTTCGCGGGACGTGCCTTCGCCATACAGGATGTCGAAGTGTGCTTCCTTGAACGGCGGCGCGATCTTGTTCTTGACGACCTTGACCTTCGTTTCGTTACCGATCACCTCGTCGCCGGACTTGATCGAGCCCGTGCGGCGGATATCCAAGCGCACCGACGCGTAGAACTTCAGCGCGTTACCGCCCGTGGTGGTTTCCGGCGAACCGAACATCACGCCGATCTTCATGCGGATCTGGTTGATGAAGATGACCAGCGTGTTGGTGCGGTTGATCGTGCCGGTCAGCTTGCGCAGCGCCTGCGACATCAGTCGTGCCTGCAGGCCCGGCAGCGAATCGCCCATGTCGCCCTCGATCTCGGCGCGCGGCGTCAGCGCGGCCACGGAGTCGACGACGATCATGTCCACCGAACCGGAGCGCACCAGCGCGTCGCAGATTTCCAGTGCCTGTTCGCCCGTGTCCGGCTGCGAAATCAGCAATTCGTGCAGGTTCACGCCCAGCTTCTGCGCATAGGTCACGTCCAGCGCGTGTTCCGCGTCGATGAACGCGCAGGTGCCGCCGATCTTTTGCATTTCGGCGATGGTCTGCAAGGTCAGCGTGGTTTTACCGGACGATTCCGGGCCGTAGATTTCCACGACGCGGCCGCGCGGCAAGCCGCCGACGCCCAGTGCGATATCCAGCCCCAGGGAGCCGGTGGAAACAGTTTGGACTTCTTCCAGCGGGGCGCTAGCGTCCATGCGCATGACGGAGCCCTTGCCGAACTGCTTTTCAATCTGAGCCAGCGCCGCGGCGAGCGCTTTGGCTTTTTCGGATGCAGGTACTGCCGCTTTCTTGTCGTCCATGATTTCCTTAACCTTTACGTTTCAGTGATTCCGAATGATTCCTAGGGGATTCCTGTTTAAGTACACGTACCTCTCCGGTACAAACAGTACTGTATATGCATCCAGTGGTTTATGCAAGCGGAATCTACGCCTTTCCATCGGGCGCCGCACATTGAGTACAATGAAACAGCCACCATGCCCGATAGCCAACATGCGTATTTTACTAGCCGAAGATGACAGCGTCCTGGCGGACGGACTCACGCGCTCGCTGCGCCAGTCCGGCTATGCCATCGACTGCGTAAAAAACGGGCAGGAAGCGGATACCGCCCTTTCCACCCAGGAATTCGACCTCCTGATCCTGGACCTGGGCCTGCCGAAGCTGCCCGGCCTCGAAGTGCTGCGCCGCCTGCGCTCGCGCGGCTCGCTGCTGCCGGTGCTGATCCTCACCGCCGCCGATTCCGTGGAGCAGCGCGTGACGGGGCTGGACCTGGGCGCGGACGACTACATGGCCAAGCCCTTCGCGCTCTCCGAGCTCGAGGCGCGCGTGCGCGCGCTCACCCGCCGCGGCCAGGGCGGCGGCTCCGCCATCGTCAAGCACGGCCCGCTCACCTACGACCAGGTGGGCCGCAGCGCCTACATCAACGAGCAGATGCTGGACCTGTCCGCCCGCGAGCTGGGCCTGCTCGAGATCCTGCTGGCCCGCGCCGGCCGCCTCGTCTCCAAGGAACAGCTGGTGGACCACCTGTGCGAATGGGGCGAGGAAGTCTCCAACAACGCCATCGAAGTCTACGTGCACCGGTTGCGCAAGAAGATCGAGGTGGGCGGCGTACGCATCGCCACCGTGCGCGGCCTCGGCTACTGCCTCGAGAAATTCCCCGGCGCGGCGGCCGACGTGAAGTGACCCAGCCGGTCGACCAGGCCCAGGCGGAAGCCGCCTGGAGCCCCGCCCTCGAGGAAGAAGGCGAGATCCAGCACTCGCTGTTCGGCGAGATCCTGGACTGGATGCTGGCCCCGCTGCTGCTGCTGTGGCCGATGAGCATCGCCATCACGTACCTGGTGGCCAAGTCGATCGCCAACCAGCCGTTCGACCATGCGCTGGAAGATTCCCTCACCGTGCTGTCGCAGCAGGTGCGCGAGGTGGACGGCAAGCTCCAGCAGCAACTGCCCGGAGCCGCGCGGGACATCCTTCGCGCCGACGACGTCGACAGCGTGTATTACCAGATCCTGGGCCCGCAAGGCCGCTACGTGGACGGCGACCGCGACCTGCCCCGCCCCCAGCCGGAACCCGACGACGAGATGGATTCCGCCGGCGCGGTGCGCTTTCGCAACGCCACGCTGCACGGCACGCCCATCCGAGTGGCCTACGCCTACGTTAACCTGGAAGAGAACAGCGAGCATCCGCCCCGCCTGGCCCTGGTGCAGATGGCCGAGACGCTGGAAAAGCGCGCCAAGCTGGCCAACGAGATCATCAAGGGCGTGATCCTGCCGCAGTTCATCATCCTGCCCGTGGTACTGGCGCTCGTGTGGTTCGCTCTGTCGCGCGGGCTGCTGCCGCTGGCCGAGCTGCAGGAACGCATCCGCGCCCGGCGCAGCGACGACCTGTCGCCGATCCCGCCGAAGCAGGTGCCGGAAGAGATCACGCCGCTGGTCAGCTCGCTCAACGAAATGCTGGCGCGGCTGTCGCAATCGATCGACATGCAAAAGCGCTTCATCGCCGACGCCGCCCACCAGATGAAGACGCCGCTGGCCGGCATGCGCATGCAATCCGAGCTGGCGCTGCGCCAGACCGATCAGAACGAGATCCACCGCTCGCTCGAGCAGTTGGCCAAGAGCTCGGAGGCGGCAACGCGCCTCGTCAACCAGCTGCTGGCCCTGGCGCGGGCGGAAAACCAGCCGCAGGCCGGCATGGCGTTCGCGCCGCTCGACCTGGCCGAGCTGGCGCGCAATGCCGTGCGCGACTGGGTGCCCGCCTCGTTCAATTACCGGATCGACCTGGGCTACGAAGGGCCCGAGGCACCCGTTCTCATCGAGGGCGATCCGGTGATGCTGCGCGAGCTGCTGTCGAACCTGATCGACAATGCGCTGCGCTACACGCCGATAGGCGGCAGCGTGACGGTGCGCGTGAACGAGGGCGCGGCGCCCACGCTGGAAGTGGAAGATACCGGCCCCGGCATCCCGCCGGCCGAGCGGGTGCACGTGTTCGAGCGCTTCTACCGCATCCTGGGCAGCAGCGCCGAGGGCAGCGGCCTCGGGCTGGCGATCGTGCGCGAGATCGCCCAGCAGCACGGCGCCGAAGTGGACATCCTCGGCAACCCGCGCGCCACCAACCCGAAATACCCCGGCAGCCTGTTCCGGCTGACCTTCCCGGCCCGGCCGGCCGAACCCGACGAGGAAGAGGAAACGCCGCACTATGGCTGACCACGACGATCACCGAGACGACCACCCGGACGACCATCCGGACGACTACTGGCGCCGCACGCGGCGCCTGACGGTGGCGCTGCTGCTGGCCTGGATCGCCACCGGCTTCCTCGCCGTGTACTTCGCGCGCGAACTGGCGGACCTCACGCTGTTCGGCTGGCCGCTGTCGTTCTACATGGCCGCGCAGGGCGCCTCGCTGGTCTACCTCGCCATCACCGGCATCTATGCCTGGCGCATGCGCCGGCTGGACCGCCGGCACCGGGGGCGTGCTTGAAACGGTCGTTCAAACAGCGCCTCACGCGCTACTACCTAGCCTTTGCCGCGTGCTTCGCCGCGTTCCTGCTCGCGCTGGCCGTGCTGGAAAGCGAAGGCATGCCGCGCGTGTGGATCGGCTACATGTTCCTGTTCGCCACCATCGTGCTGTATGCGTCGATCGGGCTGGTGTCGCGCACCTCGAACGTGTCCGAGTACTACGTGGCGGGGCGGCGCGTGCCCGCGCTGTTCAACGGCATGGCCACGGCGGCCGACTGGATCTCGGCGGCCAGCTTCATCAGCCTGGCCGGCACGCTGTACCTGAACGGCTTCGACGGCCTGGCGTTCGTGATGGGCTGGACCGGCGGCTACTGCCTGGTGGCCCTGCTGATCGCGCCCTACCTGCGCAAGTTCGGCCAGTACACGATTCCCGACTTCCTCGCCGAGCGCTACGGCGGCCCGGCCAACGGTCGCGCGGTGCGGCTGTGCGGCGTGGCGGCCACCATCCTCATTTCGTTCACCTATGTGGTGGCGCAGATCTACGCGGTGGGCCTGATCGCCTCGCGCTTCACGGGCGTCGATTTCTCGGTCGGCATCTTCCTTGGCCTGGCGAGCATCCTCGTCTCCTCGTTCCTGGGCGGCATGCGCGCCATCACGTGGACGCAGGTGGCGCAGTACATCATCATCGTGGTCGCCTTCCTGATCCCGGCCATGTGGCTGTCGGCCAAGCACAGCGGCAACCCCATCCCGCAGGTGGCCTATGGCAAGCTCCTCCCCCAGCTCTCGGCGCGCGAGGCGGCGCTGGCAGCCGACGGCAAGGAAACGGCCGTGCGTGACGTGTTCCGCGCGCGCGCCGCGCAATACCAGCAGCGCCTCGACGGCTTGCCGGCGTCGTGGGAATCGGGCCGCGCGCAATTGCAGCACCACCTGGACAATGTCCGCCTGCGCAACGCCTCGCTGCTCGATATCCGCGCGGCCGAGCGGGCGCTGATCGCCTATCCGAAGAATGCCGAGGAAGCGGTGGCCAAGTGGACCGCCGCGCGCGACGAGAACCTGCGCCGCGCCCGCCCCCTCACGCCGCATGCCGTGCCCTTCCCCGGCGCCACCGAGGAACAGTCGGACATCAAGCGCCGCAACTTCATCGCGCTGGCGTTCTGCCTGATGCTGGGCACGGCAGCGCTGCCGCACATCCTGATGCGCTCCTACACCACGCCCTCGGTCGACGAGACGCGCGTTTCCGTGTTCTGGACGCTGTTCTTCATCCTCCTGATCTACCTGACGATTCCCGCGCTCGCCGTGCTGGTGAAATACGACGTGTACAGCGCGCTGGTCGGCAGCCGCTTCACGGAGCTGCCCACCTGGGTGTCGTACTGGGCCAGCGTGGACCGCGCCAATCCATTGATCAGCATTACCGACATCAATGGAGACGGCTTCGTGCAGCTGGCCGAAATCGCGATCGACGGCGACGTGCTGGTGCTGGCCACGCCGGAAATCGCCGGCCTGCCCTACGTGATCTCGGGCCTCGTCGCGGCGGGTGGCCTGGCCGCCGCCCTCTCCACGGCGGACGGCCTGCTGCTGGCGATCTCGAACGCGCTGTCGCACGATGTGTACTACAAGGTGGTCGACCCCAAGGCATCCACGCAAAAGCGCGTGACGATCTCCAAACTGATCCTTCTCGGCGTGGCCTTCGTGGCCGCCTATTCGGCTTCCACCAAGCCGGGCGACATCCTCTCGCTGGTGGGCGCCGCGTTCTCGCTGGCCGCCTCCACGCTGTTCCCGGCCCTGGTGATGGGCGTGTTCTGGCGCCGCGCCAACCACTGGGGCGCGCTGGCGGGCATGGCCACCGGCTTTCTCGTCTGCCAGGGCTACATGTTGCGAACCAACCCCACGCTGGGCGGCAGCGCGGCCGCGCAGTGGTTCGACATCGCGCCCATCTCGGCCGCCGTGTTCGGCCTGCCGGCCGGGCTGGCGGCGCTGGCCGTCGTCAGCCTGCTCACGCCCCCGCCGGCGCCACGGCAGGCGGCGCTGGTGCGCTACATCCGCTCGCCGGAAGTTAACGAAACAAAATAAACATTTGTTTTGTGACATTTTGAGACAATGTCGGCAACAACTGCGTGATAAGCTCGACGGTCCTTTTTCCCGTTCTCCCATGCAGATCTCCGCCTTCCTCACCGCCGCGCTGCTGGCCGCCGCCCTGCTGGTGCCCAGCCGCGCCCCGGCCGCGCCGCCCCCGGTGCAAGACTTCTTCGACACCCCCGAATTCGGCGGCGCGCAGCTCTCGCCGAACGGGCGCCACCTGGCCGCCAAGGTCGCGGCGGCAGGCGGCGGGCGCGATCGGCTGGCCGTGGTGGACCTGGCCACGATGGAGGCAAAGGTGGCGCGCGACGACGCCGATTTGTTCGTCGCCGAATTGACTACCTGGCCGGAGAGCCGGCTGGCGACCTGCAACTACGCCGCCGGCGTCATGTCCGCCATCATTGCCGAAGTGCGCTATCCCACCCAGGCCCTTCAATGGAACGTCGATGGCGAGGTCGTGATCGCCTTCAATCCCGCGGCGGCGGAAATCGCGGTAACGCTGAACGGTGTCGAGCAGCGCCTGCGCACTGGCCTGGGCAATGGTGACCGCTTATGGGAGCGGGACGACAGGCCCATGGGTTCGGCATTCAAGCAAGCGGTGCGAACGGTCGCGGACCGCGCCGTGCAGCGTTATCCGAAACCGGCCGCCATCCCGGCCGGCTTCCCCGATGCGCAAGTGCGGCTCGTCTTCACGATGGCCGATCCCGAAATGCCCAACTGGCACAACTGAACGAGCAGAAATACCCCTGCTGGTGACATTCCGAGAGAAAGCAAAGGAGGTGCGCATGCTAATTTGCCACCTTTGCCAAAACTGTTATTTCACCATGAAATTTCGCCTTGCCCTGCTCGTGTTCGCGGCCAGCCTGCTGAACGCCGCCCACGCCGCGCCCCCTCCCGCCGAAGACTTCTTCGGCCCTTCCTCGTTCGGCGGCGCGCAGCTCTCGCCCAACGGACAGTACGTGGCCGCCAAGGTGCCGGCCAAGAACGGCCGCGACATGCTGGTGGTCGTGGAGCTGGCCACGTCGAAGCCGCAGGCGGTGGCCGCGTTCTCGGACGCCGACGTGGGCGAATTCCAGTGGGTGAACGACGGCCGCCTGCTGTTCAACAGCACTGACAACGACCTGGGGCAAGGCGACATCAATGCGGCGCCCGGCCTCTTCGCCGTCGACCGCGACGGCAAGAACTTCCGCCAGCTGGCGCAGCGCCGCGCCAGTTTCATTACCACGCCGACCGCCGCGCAGCTGCTGCCCTGGCATACCTACATGCTGGGGCAGCGCGGCCCGCAGGATTCGGACAGCGTGTACGTGCGCAGCGTCTCGTTCGAGCCCGGCGGCGCCGTGCGCTCCGAGCACCTGCTGCGGCTGGACACCCGCACGGGCCGCAGCACGGGCGTGCCCATGCCCGGCAAGGTGCAGCGCTGGGTGCTGGACGCGCGCGGCGAGCCGCGCATGGCCATCACGCTCGAGGATGGCAAAAGCACGATCTGGTTCCGCGAGAATGAAAAGTGGCGCGCGATCACCACCTTCGATGCCTGGGTCTCCGCCGCCGGCGGCTTCACGCCACTCGACTTCGATTCCGAAGGGCGCTTATACGTCGCGGCGCGGCACGACAGCGACAAGACGGCGATCCACACGTTCGACCTGGCCGCCGGCAAGGTCGACCCCGTGCCGCGCTTCGCGGTCCAGCAATACGATTTCACCGGGCGGCTGATCCGCAGCGGCAACAAGCTGGTCGGCGTGCGCTACCTGGGCGACACCTGGGCTACCGAGTGGTTCGATCCGGAGCTGAAGGCGCTGCAGGCGGCGGTGGACGAAAAGCTGCCCAACCTCGTCAACCTGATCTCGCTGCCGCGCCGGCCCGAGGCGCCGTTCGTACTCGTCACGACGTTTTCCGACATGCAGCCGCACACCTATTTCATCTACAACCGGGAAACGGGGCAGCTGAACTTGCTGGGCCAGTCGCAGCCGAAGCTCGACGCCACGAAGATGGGCCGGCAACACGTGTTGACCTACAAGGCGCGCGACGGCCTGCCGATCCCGGCCCTGCTGACGCTGCCGGGTGGCGCGAAATTGACGGACAAGCTGCCGATGGTGGTGCTGGTGCACGGCGGTCCCTGGGTACGCGGCGCGACGTGGGGCTGGTCGGCCGACGTGCAATTCCTCGCTTCGCGCGGCTACGCGGTGCTGGAGCCGGACTTCCGCGGCAGCACCGGCTACGGCGCGAAGCACCTGACGGCCGGCTTCAAGCAATGGGGCCGGGCCATGCAGGACGACGTGGCCGACGGCACCCGCTGGGCTATCGAGCAGGGCGTGGCCGACCCGCGGCGCATCTGCATCGCCGGCGCCAGCTATGGCGGCTATGCGACGTTGATGGGACTGATCAAGGACCCGGACCTGTACCGCTGCGGCGTCAACTGGGTGGGGGTCACCGACATCAAGCTGATGTATGGCGGCAGCTGGTTCCACTCGTCCGACCTGCCCGAGCAGTACATGCGCTACGGCATGCCGCGCCTGATCGGCGACATGGAAACGGAAGCCGACCAGCTGATGGCGGTGTCGCCCGTCGAACAGGCCAGCCGCCTGCGCCAGCCGCTGCTGATGGCCTATGGCGGCGCCGACCGCCGCGTGCCGCGTGCGCACGGCACCCGTTTCCGCGATGCCGTGAAGGCCACCAACAAGGATGTCGAATGGGTCGAGTATCCCGAAGAAGGCCACGGCTGGAAGCTGCCGAAGAACCGCATCGATTTCTGGACGCGCGTGGAGAAATTCCTGGACCGGAATATCGGCAGCGGCGCGGCCTTGCCGCACCACGCCAATTGATCAAGGGTGCGGCTGAAGGCCATGCGCCCCGCTGCTCCGGACCTCCGGCTTCCGTGAAGCACGGGACGATTGCTTTCGCTGCCGCGCTTTTTATCGGTCAGCTTGGCAAGCTTTCCTGCGTCGCGCCACCGCGAAGACAACGCCGAGCCCGGCCAGCGACATGAGGCCGGTGGCCGGCTCGGGTACCGCCGCAGGCGATGTGTATGCGTAACTTGCAACACCAAGCACGAGTTCACCGGTCGCGGTGCCTGTCCCGGAAGCGACGGTTCCCTCCAGCCAGGAAAACCCGCTCTCATCTTCGCCCCAGTAATAGTGATCAATGGAGCCCAGCCATCCGCCATCGCTGCCGTAAAGACGGCCTGTCAACCGTGCGTCCACATACAGGTCCACCTCCGGTGCCGGATTGCGGGTATGTTCCGCCAACACCCGAAGACTCAGCGCTGTCCCGGGGGTAAGAGTATATGACCAGGTTGTGAACGCATACGCACTGTAAAACTCATAATCGCTCGGTCCGAACCGTGTCGTGGCATGGCTGAACCATGTGTCAGTGCTGAGGCTGCTCCCAGCGCTACCGCTCGGCCCCGCAATCGCGGTGGTGCCCATCT contains:
- a CDS encoding sensor histidine kinase N-terminal domain-containing protein — protein: MTQPVDQAQAEAAWSPALEEEGEIQHSLFGEILDWMLAPLLLLWPMSIAITYLVAKSIANQPFDHALEDSLTVLSQQVREVDGKLQQQLPGAARDILRADDVDSVYYQILGPQGRYVDGDRDLPRPQPEPDDEMDSAGAVRFRNATLHGTPIRVAYAYVNLEENSEHPPRLALVQMAETLEKRAKLANEIIKGVILPQFIILPVVLALVWFALSRGLLPLAELQERIRARRSDDLSPIPPKQVPEEITPLVSSLNEMLARLSQSIDMQKRFIADAAHQMKTPLAGMRMQSELALRQTDQNEIHRSLEQLAKSSEAATRLVNQLLALARAENQPQAGMAFAPLDLAELARNAVRDWVPASFNYRIDLGYEGPEAPVLIEGDPVMLRELLSNLIDNALRYTPIGGSVTVRVNEGAAPTLEVEDTGPGIPPAERVHVFERFYRILGSSAEGSGLGLAIVREIAQQHGAEVDILGNPRATNPKYPGSLFRLTFPARPAEPDEEEETPHYG
- a CDS encoding sodium/substrate symporter small subunit codes for the protein MADHDDHRDDHPDDHPDDYWRRTRRLTVALLLAWIATGFLAVYFARELADLTLFGWPLSFYMAAQGASLVYLAITGIYAWRMRRLDRRHRGRA
- a CDS encoding response regulator transcription factor, which encodes MRILLAEDDSVLADGLTRSLRQSGYAIDCVKNGQEADTALSTQEFDLLILDLGLPKLPGLEVLRRLRSRGSLLPVLILTAADSVEQRVTGLDLGADDYMAKPFALSELEARVRALTRRGQGGGSAIVKHGPLTYDQVGRSAYINEQMLDLSARELGLLEILLARAGRLVSKEQLVDHLCEWGEEVSNNAIEVYVHRLRKKIEVGGVRIATVRGLGYCLEKFPGAAADVK
- the recA gene encoding recombinase RecA encodes the protein MDDKKAAVPASEKAKALAAALAQIEKQFGKGSVMRMDASAPLEEVQTVSTGSLGLDIALGVGGLPRGRVVEIYGPESSGKTTLTLQTIAEMQKIGGTCAFIDAEHALDVTYAQKLGVNLHELLISQPDTGEQALEICDALVRSGSVDMIVVDSVAALTPRAEIEGDMGDSLPGLQARLMSQALRKLTGTINRTNTLVIFINQIRMKIGVMFGSPETTTGGNALKFYASVRLDIRRTGSIKSGDEVIGNETKVKVVKNKIAPPFKEAHFDILYGEGTSREGEIIDLGVEAKIVEKSGSWYSYGGDRIGQGKDNARTFLKERPTLAREIENKVRASLGVRELPPAEGDAPAPKLKAVD
- a CDS encoding PEP-CTERM sorting domain-containing protein, with amino-acid sequence MIMLMPSQLCHAVLAVALAVPCLAFAQSGAVTTRLSQFSYELVDLDLDDGISPAVQFVLKSHSLRSAYASNTHLVDEDVGTEMGTTAIAGPSGSAGSSLSTDTWFSHATTRFGPSDYEFYSAYAFTTWSYTLTPGTALSLRVLAEHTRNPAPEVDLYVDARLTGRLYGSDGGWLGSIDHYYWGEDESGFSWLEGTVASGTGTATGELVLGVASYAYTSPAAVPEPATGLMSLAGLGVVFAVARRRKACQADR
- the recX gene encoding recombination regulator RecX; translation: MPAPPVSLKARALRLLSTREHSRMELARKLARHAEEGDDVDALLDWLEKNRWLSEERFSESLIHRRSARYGNSRILAELQSHGVKGEALQELKAGLVEDEVARCCDVWRRKFRGKVAEDAEERSKQMRFLIGRGFSQKAVRAAMKGADLDDEF
- a CDS encoding prolyl oligopeptidase family serine peptidase, whose protein sequence is MKFRLALLVFAASLLNAAHAAPPPAEDFFGPSSFGGAQLSPNGQYVAAKVPAKNGRDMLVVVELATSKPQAVAAFSDADVGEFQWVNDGRLLFNSTDNDLGQGDINAAPGLFAVDRDGKNFRQLAQRRASFITTPTAAQLLPWHTYMLGQRGPQDSDSVYVRSVSFEPGGAVRSEHLLRLDTRTGRSTGVPMPGKVQRWVLDARGEPRMAITLEDGKSTIWFRENEKWRAITTFDAWVSAAGGFTPLDFDSEGRLYVAARHDSDKTAIHTFDLAAGKVDPVPRFAVQQYDFTGRLIRSGNKLVGVRYLGDTWATEWFDPELKALQAAVDEKLPNLVNLISLPRRPEAPFVLVTTFSDMQPHTYFIYNRETGQLNLLGQSQPKLDATKMGRQHVLTYKARDGLPIPALLTLPGGAKLTDKLPMVVLVHGGPWVRGATWGWSADVQFLASRGYAVLEPDFRGSTGYGAKHLTAGFKQWGRAMQDDVADGTRWAIEQGVADPRRICIAGASYGGYATLMGLIKDPDLYRCGVNWVGVTDIKLMYGGSWFHSSDLPEQYMRYGMPRLIGDMETEADQLMAVSPVEQASRLRQPLLMAYGGADRRVPRAHGTRFRDAVKATNKDVEWVEYPEEGHGWKLPKNRIDFWTRVEKFLDRNIGSGAALPHHAN
- a CDS encoding sodium:solute symporter family protein, with amino-acid sequence MKRSFKQRLTRYYLAFAACFAAFLLALAVLESEGMPRVWIGYMFLFATIVLYASIGLVSRTSNVSEYYVAGRRVPALFNGMATAADWISAASFISLAGTLYLNGFDGLAFVMGWTGGYCLVALLIAPYLRKFGQYTIPDFLAERYGGPANGRAVRLCGVAATILISFTYVVAQIYAVGLIASRFTGVDFSVGIFLGLASILVSSFLGGMRAITWTQVAQYIIIVVAFLIPAMWLSAKHSGNPIPQVAYGKLLPQLSAREAALAADGKETAVRDVFRARAAQYQQRLDGLPASWESGRAQLQHHLDNVRLRNASLLDIRAAERALIAYPKNAEEAVAKWTAARDENLRRARPLTPHAVPFPGATEEQSDIKRRNFIALAFCLMLGTAALPHILMRSYTTPSVDETRVSVFWTLFFILLIYLTIPALAVLVKYDVYSALVGSRFTELPTWVSYWASVDRANPLISITDINGDGFVQLAEIAIDGDVLVLATPEIAGLPYVISGLVAAGGLAAALSTADGLLLAISNALSHDVYYKVVDPKASTQKRVTISKLILLGVAFVAAYSASTKPGDILSLVGAAFSLAASTLFPALVMGVFWRRANHWGALAGMATGFLVCQGYMLRTNPTLGGSAAAQWFDIAPISAAVFGLPAGLAALAVVSLLTPPPAPRQAALVRYIRSPEVNETK